The Gavia stellata isolate bGavSte3 chromosome 26, bGavSte3.hap2, whole genome shotgun sequence genome has a window encoding:
- the CHEK1 gene encoding serine/threonine-protein kinase Chk1 isoform X2, which produces MAVPFVEDWDLVQTLGEGAYGEVQLAVNRRTEEAVAVKIVDMKRAADCPENIKKEICINKMLNHENVVKFYGHRREGATQYLFLEYCSGGELFDRIEPDIGMPEPEAQRFFQQLIAGVVYLHSIGITHRDLKPENLLLDERDNLKISDFGLATVFKHNGRERLLNKMCGTLPYVAPELLRRPEFRAEPVDVWACGVVLTAMLAGELPWDQPSDSCQEYSDWKERKTYLPPWKKIDSAPLALLHKILTESPTARITIPDIKKDRWYSKPLKKGVKRARVSSGGVSDSPGGFSKHVHSDTDFSPVKSALGEETARYSTSQPEPGTGGALWESGAASIDKLVQGISFSQPACPEHMLLNSQLLGTPGSSQSPWQRLVKRMTRFFTKLDADGSYRALKEVCEKMGYGWKKSCTNQGDGLEFKRHFLKIKGKLSDIVSTQKVWLPPT; this is translated from the exons atGGCGGTGCCGTTCGTGGAGGACTGGGACCTGGTGCAGACGTTGGGCGAAGGCGCCTACGGGGA gGTGCAGCTGGCCGTCAACCGCCGCACCGAGGAAGCAGTGGCCGTGAAAATCGTGGACATGAAGCGAGCGGCCGACTGCCCGGAGAACATCAAGAAGGAAATCTGCATCAACAAGATGCTCAACCACGAGAACGTCGTCAAATTTTACGGGCACCGGCGGGAAGGTGCCACGCAATACCTCTTCCTGGAGTACTGCAGCGGCGGCGAGCTCTTCGACCGCATCG AGCCGGATATCGGGATGCCGGAGCCGGAGGCGCAGCGTTTCTTCCAGCAGCTGATCGCCGGCGTG GTCTATCTGCACAGCATCGGCATCACCCACCGCGACCTGAAGCCGGAGAACCTGCTGCTGGACGAGCGAG ATAACCTGAAAATCTCCGATTTCGGCTTGGCCACCGTCTTCAAACACAACGGCCGGGAGCGGCTGCTCAACAAGATGTGCGGCACTCTGCCCTACGTGGCCCCCGAGCTGCTGCGGCGCCCCGAGTTCAGGGCCGAGCCCGTCGACGTCTGGGCTTGCGGCGTGGTGCTGACCGCCATGCTGGCCGGAG AGCTGCCCTGGGACCAGCCCAGCGACAGCTGCCAGGAATACAGCGactggaaggagaggaaaaccTACCTCCCGCCTTGGAAGAAGATCGATTCGGCACCCTTAG CTTTGCTGCACAAGATCCTGACGGAGAGCCCGACGGCGAGGATCACCATCCCCGACATCAAGAAGGACCGCTGGTACAGCAAACCCCTCAAAAAGG GCGTCAAGCGGGCTCGCGTGTCCTCGGGGGGGGTCTCCGACTCCCCCGGCGGCTTCTCCAAGCACGTCCACTCCGATACGGACTTCTCGCCAGTGAAGAGCGCGCTGGG CGAGGAGACGGCGCGTTACTCCACCTCGCAGCCGGAGCCCGGCACCGGCGGGGCGCTCTGGGAGAGCGGGGCGGCCAGCATCGACAAGCTCGTCCAGGGCATCAGCTTCTCCCAGCCCGCCTGCCCCGAGCACATGCTGCTCAACAGCCAGCTCCTCGGCACCCCGGGCTCCTCCCAG AGCCCGTGGCAGCGGCTGGTGAAGCGGATGACGCGCTTCTTCACCAAACTGGACGCCGACGGCTCTTACCGCGCCCTGAAAGAGGTCTGTGAGAAGATGGGGTACGGCTGGAAGAAGAGCTGCACGAACCAG GGCGACGGCCTGGAGTTCAAGAGGCATTTCCTGAAAATCAAGGGCAAGCTCAGCGACATCGTCAGCACCCAGAAAGTCTGGCTGCCCCCCACTTga
- the CHEK1 gene encoding serine/threonine-protein kinase Chk1 isoform X1, whose amino-acid sequence MAVPFVEDWDLVQTLGEGAYGEVQLAVNRRTEEAVAVKIVDMKRAADCPENIKKEICINKMLNHENVVKFYGHRREGATQYLFLEYCSGGELFDRIEPDIGMPEPEAQRFFQQLIAGVVYLHSIGITHRDLKPENLLLDERDNLKISDFGLATVFKHNGRERLLNKMCGTLPYVAPELLRRPEFRAEPVDVWACGVVLTAMLAGELPWDQPSDSCQEYSDWKERKTYLPPWKKIDSAPLALLHKILTESPTARITIPDIKKDRWYSKPLKKGVKRARVSSGGVSDSPGGFSKHVHSDTDFSPVKSALGEETARYSTSQPEPGTGGALWESGAASIDKLVQGISFSQPACPEHMLLNSQLLGTPGSSQSPWQRLVKRMTRFFTKLDADGSYRALKEVCEKMGYGWKKSCTNQVTISTTDRRNNKLIFKVNLVEMESKILVDFRLSKGDGLEFKRHFLKIKGKLSDIVSTQKVWLPPT is encoded by the exons atGGCGGTGCCGTTCGTGGAGGACTGGGACCTGGTGCAGACGTTGGGCGAAGGCGCCTACGGGGA gGTGCAGCTGGCCGTCAACCGCCGCACCGAGGAAGCAGTGGCCGTGAAAATCGTGGACATGAAGCGAGCGGCCGACTGCCCGGAGAACATCAAGAAGGAAATCTGCATCAACAAGATGCTCAACCACGAGAACGTCGTCAAATTTTACGGGCACCGGCGGGAAGGTGCCACGCAATACCTCTTCCTGGAGTACTGCAGCGGCGGCGAGCTCTTCGACCGCATCG AGCCGGATATCGGGATGCCGGAGCCGGAGGCGCAGCGTTTCTTCCAGCAGCTGATCGCCGGCGTG GTCTATCTGCACAGCATCGGCATCACCCACCGCGACCTGAAGCCGGAGAACCTGCTGCTGGACGAGCGAG ATAACCTGAAAATCTCCGATTTCGGCTTGGCCACCGTCTTCAAACACAACGGCCGGGAGCGGCTGCTCAACAAGATGTGCGGCACTCTGCCCTACGTGGCCCCCGAGCTGCTGCGGCGCCCCGAGTTCAGGGCCGAGCCCGTCGACGTCTGGGCTTGCGGCGTGGTGCTGACCGCCATGCTGGCCGGAG AGCTGCCCTGGGACCAGCCCAGCGACAGCTGCCAGGAATACAGCGactggaaggagaggaaaaccTACCTCCCGCCTTGGAAGAAGATCGATTCGGCACCCTTAG CTTTGCTGCACAAGATCCTGACGGAGAGCCCGACGGCGAGGATCACCATCCCCGACATCAAGAAGGACCGCTGGTACAGCAAACCCCTCAAAAAGG GCGTCAAGCGGGCTCGCGTGTCCTCGGGGGGGGTCTCCGACTCCCCCGGCGGCTTCTCCAAGCACGTCCACTCCGATACGGACTTCTCGCCAGTGAAGAGCGCGCTGGG CGAGGAGACGGCGCGTTACTCCACCTCGCAGCCGGAGCCCGGCACCGGCGGGGCGCTCTGGGAGAGCGGGGCGGCCAGCATCGACAAGCTCGTCCAGGGCATCAGCTTCTCCCAGCCCGCCTGCCCCGAGCACATGCTGCTCAACAGCCAGCTCCTCGGCACCCCGGGCTCCTCCCAG AGCCCGTGGCAGCGGCTGGTGAAGCGGATGACGCGCTTCTTCACCAAACTGGACGCCGACGGCTCTTACCGCGCCCTGAAAGAGGTCTGTGAGAAGATGGGGTACGGCTGGAAGAAGAGCTGCACGAACCAG gtCACCATCTCGACCACGGACAGGAGGAACAACAAACTCATCTTCAAGGTGAACCTGGTGGAGATGGAGAGCAAGATTTTGGTGGATTTTCGCCTCTCCAAG GGCGACGGCCTGGAGTTCAAGAGGCATTTCCTGAAAATCAAGGGCAAGCTCAGCGACATCGTCAGCACCCAGAAAGTCTGGCTGCCCCCCACTTga